In Haliaeetus albicilla chromosome 2, bHalAlb1.1, whole genome shotgun sequence, a single genomic region encodes these proteins:
- the C1QL3 gene encoding complement C1q-like protein 3 — MVLLLVILIPVLVSSAGTSAHYEMLGTCRMVCDPYGGTKAPSTAATPDRGLMQSLPTFIQGPKGEAGRPGKAGPRGPPGEPGPPGPVGPPGEKGEPGRQGLPGPPGAPGLNAAGAISAATYSTVPKIAFYAGLKRQHEGYEVLKFDDVVTNLGNHYDPTTGKFTCSIPGIYFFTYHVLMRGGDGTSMWADLCKNNQVRASAIAQDADQNYDYASNSVVLHLEPGDEVYIKLDGGKAHGGNNNKYSTFSGFIIYAD; from the exons atggtgctgctgctggtcatCCTCATCCCGGTGCTGGtcagctcggccggcacctcGGCGCACTACGAGATGCTGGGCACCTGCCGCATGGTCTGCGACCCCTACGGCGGCACCAAGGCGCCCAGCACGGCGGCCACGCCCGACCGCGGCCTCATGCAGTCCCTGCCCACCTTCATCCAGGGGCCCAAGGGGGAGGCCGGCCGGCCGGGCAAAGCGGGGCCCCGCGGCCCGCCGGGAGAGccggggccgcccggcccggTGGGCCCGCCCGGCGAGAAGGGCGAGCCGGGGCGGCAGGGCCTGCCGGGCCCCCCCGGGGCGCCGGGGCTGAACGCGGCGGGGGCCATCAGCGCCGCCACCTACAGCACCGTCCCCAAGATCGCCTTCTACGCCGGCCTCAAGCGGCAGCACGAGGGCTACGAGGTGCTCAAGTTCGACGACGTGGTCACCAACCTGGGCAACCACTACGACCCCACCACCGGCAAGTTCACCTGCTCCATCCCCGGCATCTACTTCTTCACCTACCATGTGCTCATGCGGGGCGGCGACGGCACCAGCATGTGGGCCGACCTCTGCAAGAACAACCAG GTTCGAGCTAGTGCGATTGCTCAGGATGCTGATCAGAACTACGACTATGCCAGTAACAGTGTGGTTCTTCATTTGGAGCCAGGAGACGAAGTTTACATTAAATTAGATGGAGGAAAAGCACACGgaggaaacaacaacaaatacaGCACATTTTCTGGATTTATTATTTATGCCGACTGA